DNA from Deinococcus aquaedulcis:
GAGAATGCCTAAAGAGCCCGGTCCATACGTGGTTCCTAGAAGATCGGCGACATAATTATTTCGCTTCAGGCTGGCCACACAGTCGGACAATTTTTGACCATTCGCCTGTCCACCGGCCAGATCCTCCATCCAGTTGGCGACCACAGCCAACTGCCGTGCTGTCCAGCGGTCTTGCAGCCTCACGGGGAAAAAGGCGATCTGACTCAGGTCCAATTGTTGGTTGTAGATACCGAGGTCATAAGCCAGATAGAACTTGTCCTGCCCACGGCGAACAAGCAGCACTTTTCCACCGGGCAGTAATTGTTCGCCGTGGCTTTTGAGCAGAGTTGCAGGACTGACTGCTGTACAGCCACCGGTACAGACCCGATTGATCCAGGCTTGAAGGCCCTTCATCGTCAGGGGAGTGTATGTAGACTCCTGGGCCTGAACACAACCGCCCATGAGGATGGCCAGAGCGGCTGTGGGCTGCCATAGACGCTGAAACATGGCCGCAGCGTAAGGCTTCAAAATGAGTCTTCACGCCGGCGGCGCCACTTCCAGTTCACTTGCCAGTTCGGCCAGGAACGCGCGCATGGTCAGGGTGCGGCGCCGGGCCTCGGCCTGCCCGGGCAGGGTGCGGAAGGTGCCGTCCAGCCGCAGCAACTTGGTAAAGAAGTGGTCCACGGTGTAGGTCAGGTCGTCGGGCTCGCGGGCCTGAGCCCAGGGGTCTTCGGGGTGCAGCAGGGCGCGGCCCAGTTGGCCCCCCACGCCCGCCACCCGCAGCACGCCCAGTGCGCCCAGAGCGTCCAGACGGTCGGCGTCCTGCAGCGCGGCGCCCAGGGCCGTCTGGGGCACGGCGCCGCGCGAAAAGCTGTGGTCGCGCACGGCCAGGGCCACCTCTTCGGTCTCAAAGGCGGTAAAGCCCAGCCCCGGCAGGTGCCCGCGCACCGCCTGGGCGCTACGTTCGCTGGCCTGGGCGCGCTCCGGGTGGTTCTTGGGCAGGTTCACCACATCGTGCGTGAGGGCCGCTGCCACCGCCAGCACCGCCGGTTCAGCGGGGGCGCAGCGCATGGTCCAGCGCGCCACCCGCGCCAGGTGCCCCTCGTCGTGGGCGGCGTCGGCGTGCATGTGGGCCTGCACCCAGCGCCACACACCGGGCAGCCGGGGATCGTGGGCCAGCAGTGGGGCCAGGGGCGAGGTCAAGCGCTCTCCAGCGCCAGTCGTGCGTGCGCAAGGTGATGGCGCAGGTGCCAGTCGTGTTTGGCAGTCAGGCGCCACAGGTCCTGTTCGCCCTCGGCGGGGTGCAGGACCCGGCGGGTCAGGTGGGCGGGGTCCACACCGGCCAGCAGCGCCAGCCAGCGCCCGTTGACTGCGTCCAGCAGCGCCAGGGCGTCGGCCACCGGCAGCGCCGCGTCGGGCAGGGTCAGCCACGCGTCCTGGTCAAACGGCTGAATCACGTAGTCCGGGGTGGTCAGGCCATAGTGAAGACGGTTCAGGCCGTGCAGGTGGGCGTCGGCCACGTGGTGGGCCAGCTGGTGCACGGTCCAGCCGCCCGGGCGGTAGGTGCGGGCCAGGTCGGCGGCCGGGCGCCCCGCCAGCAGGGTGTGCCACTCGGCTGTGGCCTGGGCCAGCCGCGTGCGCGTGGCCTGCAGCCCCGTCAGGGTCCGGTCGGGTTCGGGGATGGGGCCAAGCGGAAACTGTCGCGCGGGGTCCGTCATGCCCCGCAGTATGCCCCCAGTGGGGGAATAGCGATTTTATGAGAATGGGTGAGAAAGCTCACGCCCCGTCAGCTCGGCGTAAGTGGTGGGTGACGGCCCGCTGCCTACGCTGGGGGCATGACTGCCGCCGCTGCCGGGTCCCCTTCCATCTTGATCGTGGATGACAGCCCGGGGCTGCTGCAGACCATGAGCGCCATGCTTCGGCCGCACCTGCCCGTGACCCTGGCCGACAGTGGGCGCGCCGCTCTGGACAGCGTGACCGCTGACACGGCCCTGGTGCTCACCGACGTGCGCATGCCCGGCATGAGCGGCATCGAACTGGCCGAGCAGCTGCGCCGCCGCCACCCTAAGCTGCCGGTGATGTTTATGACGGGCGTGGTGGAAGAGGAGCTGCGCGCCCAGGCCAAGGCGCTGGGGGTATGTGAGGTGCTGCGCAAGCCCCTGCGCGCCGAGCGGC
Protein-coding regions in this window:
- a CDS encoding DinB family protein, which encodes MTDPARQFPLGPIPEPDRTLTGLQATRTRLAQATAEWHTLLAGRPAADLARTYRPGGWTVHQLAHHVADAHLHGLNRLHYGLTTPDYVIQPFDQDAWLTLPDAALPVADALALLDAVNGRWLALLAGVDPAHLTRRVLHPAEGEQDLWRLTAKHDWHLRHHLAHARLALESA
- a CDS encoding HD domain-containing protein, which encodes MTSPLAPLLAHDPRLPGVWRWVQAHMHADAAHDEGHLARVARWTMRCAPAEPAVLAVAAALTHDVVNLPKNHPERAQASERSAQAVRGHLPGLGFTAFETEEVALAVRDHSFSRGAVPQTALGAALQDADRLDALGALGVLRVAGVGGQLGRALLHPEDPWAQAREPDDLTYTVDHFFTKLLRLDGTFRTLPGQAEARRRTLTMRAFLAELASELEVAPPA